The nucleotide sequence GAACCCTCAGAGTCTCAGGAAGATTCTTCCccaaaaaagagaaagatcAATCCGGAGACGTCTCCAGAGACTCCAGAAGTTGCAACAGATGGTGCTGAACCTACAAAAGTTCCAGAAACTACAGACAATTCCGATGCTGTAGAAAACTCAGAAGCACCAGAAGCAGCTGCTTAGCAATAAAATAAACTCTATTCGACTACACtttatatgtatatacaatataaaAGAGCATTTGGTTCTATTACCACTTACCCGGTCACatggatttctttttcatttttttttttttttttcttcttcttcttggaagaTGAAAAAACCTGCAAtagatgcgatgagcttaGTTGAAGCGATGAGTTAGGTAGCCAACAAAAGTGTATTGAATGTTAAAGTGGTGAAAGTGAGAATTCCTACAACAACTTGTGCCGACTATTGATTCTTAACATCTAGAATTAATAACTTAGGAATATCCAGGAAGTCAAGATGGTGGAAAGTAAGAATAGACCAGCTCAATACAAGCAGTCATCTCGTAAAGGTAAGAAAGCCTGGAGAAAGAACATCGACATTAGTGATGTTGAGAAGAAGCTAGAGGAGAAGCACGAGCTTGAAACCACCCATGGTAAGCAAACTTTAACAGAAGTGTCTGATGATGCTCTTTTTGCTGTCGATACTGATGGTGACCAGGTTTTGAAGCAAAAGTTAATCAAACGGAAGCAGATCAAGAAGGTATTAAAGTCTACAGAAATCTTAGAGTCCATCAAGACTAAGTCCAAGGTCCCTGCTCTAACTTCTGCCAAGGTTGCGaataaaaaacaagacAAGGTTCAGGGTGTTTCCAGGAAGGAATTAGACAGATTATTGGCTCTTGCAGGTAAAAAACTTGGTGAAAGTAAATTAAAAGCTAGAGTTGCCAAGGAAGGACTTGTGAAGTCCGATACTTTTGACCTATGGGGTGGTGAACCTAAAGATGAGATTGTTGTTCCTTCAGGTTTGAAACTCAAAGTTAACCCTGAAAATATGGAGAAGGTTCCTAAAGAATTACTGACGCAGTCTACAACTGGATGGTCCGTCGCCAAGGTAGCACCACCAACTATCAAACATTCGACTGTTTTAGTTAAGGAACGTGAAACTATTCCACACGCCGGTAAATCATACAATCcaagcaaagaagaatgggaGTCCCTTATTAGTACTGAGTATGAAAGTGAGTACAAGAATGAACAAAGGAGAATTGCTCTTGAAAACTACAGACAAAGAATCCAACATTTGATGGAAACTGCGGATGATAAGGAGGAAGAGGATTCCGAATCCGATGAAGAAAGCGAATCTGAAAGTGAAGATGCATCTGTGTCCGAAGGAGCAGATCCATCAACTTTATCTCTAAACCCTGCtaccaaaaacaagaagaagacaaagtatcaaagaaacaaacaaaagagacATGAGGAAAAGGTCAAACTACAGAATGAGATCAAGAAACTAAAGGAAAAGGTAAAAGAGCTAGAGAAGTTGACAGATATCGAAAAAGAGGTCGAAGAAAAGCTTGCTAAATCTACAACTACTTCAAACAAGGtaaggaagaacaaaaagcATAAACTTGGTACTAAGCATTCTGTCATGGAGGATAACTTGGAAGTTAAATTTTCTGATGAACTTTCCGACTCTTTGAGAAAGCTCAAACCAGAAGGAAACCTTCTATATGATGCTGTTAGGTCTTTGCAAAGTTCCGGTAAGGTCGAAACTCGTGTCCCAGTTAGAAAGGGAAGAAGATACAAGCAAAAGATTACGGAAAAATGGACCTACAAAGATTTCAAATAGTTATGTCATCTCATTGCATAGTATATTCACTTCGATAGAACATCTGTACAGTAATATAATAGAAACCTGCGGCTTCTTTTGATAATTTTCTTATAGACGAATTAATCATCATTAGTACTAATATATTGTATCAAAATTATTAAAGTCGTAAAATCATTTACATATGTATATCTGAAAGCCATTCCGCGCAGCTTTAAGTTACATCATATTCAactttctttgtatttcaTCCCTTTGCTTCTCCGAACTTTTCACATTGGACAACTTTTGTTGGATGGAGTCAATTTCATGCTCAATTGTGAGAATGGCTTCATCAGAACCTAAGGTTTGCAAGTTCCAGTTGGTACCAGAGGTTAATTCCAACAAATAATCATGATATTTAATCAATGAAGGCCTCTGTGAGATGGATATGAAATTAAACCTATACCTCTTTAACATGGTAAAAAGATGATCTTCCATGTCAGTGCTGATTGCATTTGTCGCTTCATCTAAAACCACAAATCTTGGCCGGTGAAACATTATCCTTGCAAAATTAACCCTTTGTTTTTCACCACCACTCAATATATCTTTCCAATCAGTGACTGCATCAAAGTAGTTCAAACCTCGATCTCTCTTTAGCAAGTAATCCAATCTAACCTCTCTCAAAATCTGTTTTAAATAACTGTCTTTGAACCCTTTTTCGTAGAACTCTTCATAAGACATAGgatatattatttgatCTCTAAAAGTGCTTCCTTGAGTAAAATATGGCCTTTGAGGAACGCAAAACAAGTCATGAGCTGGTGGAACTGATAGTAGACCATTTTTATTGTATATTGGCCAAATTTCGGTCAATATTCTTTCAATCGAGCTTTTCCCACAGCTATTAGGGCCCAAAATCAATAAACTACTCCCCATACCTCTTTGATTAATCAATTTGGAGGCATCAAAGGGATCACGTATATTGGTCAAGGAAATTTGTTTTGAGGATGCTGGTTCTGGGGCGATTTCCTGCGGTATTTGGAAAGTCAAACTCTTAACTAGCAAAGAACCGTTGACACCCTTCGAAGACGGTACAATgatatcaatattttcaaacCTGATTCCCCCAAAGTCATGTTGTACAGTACCTCTAATGGCGGGCGATGACTTGGTGACACCATTGCCAATTATAGAATTTAGTTCTGCCGCCGATGGTTCTTCACCATCATGCAAAACACCGTAATCAAAGTTACTGTCATGCACTCTATGAAGGACTTTTAGCAAAGTAAATATCCGATTCGTATACCCGGTTAGTTGTGAGATATCTTTGATGGAATGCATTAACCTTGTTCCGGCGTCTGCAAGGGATAGCATTAGTCTTTTGTTCATGATGAACTCTTTCATATTGCCAGATTCATTCACAGCATCAGAGGCCCACGTTTGAATTACTATTGGAATAGATGCAAATGCGTAACCCCAAGCTGACCAAGTGTATTTCAAGATATAGTCTTCTACAATATTATACTCCACTTTCGAACGATCTACAAGTAACATGTGGTCCATCAATTTATCGTACAATTCGTTTACTTTAGAGTGCTCAACCTCAGTACCCTGGTAAAATGCAATTTCCTCGCTGTTATTAATCATATTCAAATTGTAATTGTAATAGTCACCTTCTGACTTCGACTTTAGGCTTACAAACTTGCCCAATGGCGGCGAGTATTTCCTGAGAATATACCCCGTCGAAAAGTAGTTGAAAAAGATACCGGCCACACCTAACGTTCCCAAAGAGTCTCTCAAAAATAtcgagaagaagatcaaatcTATCATAGGTTTGGCGATGTTGGCGAAAACATTCGTGATAGCGTCACAGAACTTCTGGACGTCATTTGTGATCGAATTATCAATGTTGCGAATTATCGAATTTGTTGCTTCGTGATCAAAGGACGTCTTGTAGAAAACCAACCGTTTATCAAGATACATATCGTGGATGTACCTTGTCAACCGTAATCTGAAATTCAAGCTTAGTTTCCGCTGAATATATTTGATCGCACTGTTCGTATACGAGGCTGGAAACGCGATTAGCAACCAGCACGTCATATCATACGCAAACCTCTTCGGTCTTCTAGAAATAATATCCTTGACTATTTGACCGTCCAACCGAGCCACCATCAACGACAACCACGTCCTcaaaatgagaaagaaTATCTGCGATGCCAACAACAAACTGTTCTTGTGCAAGAACTTGGGTATCAAAATTGGAGAAAGAACGTTCAACTGCTGCAAGAACTTCGAGCTGAACAACTGCGACTCCACGTTGTTCCccaaattcttgaaaagataTCTATCGTGCTCGTATTGATCACTATCCGTCGGCACAACCaacactttcttctccttcccTCCATCCTCCTTTATATACAACTCCCGCGTCCCATTCTGCAGATTCTGGTTCTTGGCGCTGGAACTAACCAAATTCCGCGTCCTTCTCCGCGTACAAATCTTGATCACTCTATTCACTGCAATTGCCAGCGATATCCCGGAACCCCCGCATATAGCAGCAAACGCCCATATCACAAACCGTGCGTGCCGTTTGAACCCGCGATTCCTGGAGTCTGATACATCAGCACTACGTAATAGCGTCCAGCAATGTCGCAACAAAGCCGGAACGTACCCTTTCAACTGAACCTTTCTAAGATCTAACTTCAAGAACTGGTAATGAAGCTGCACCAGCAGCTTCAACACCTTAGTGCGCACCGAAATATCTGTCATTTTTATCGATGATATTGATGATGccttattatattattgtCCTTTTATCTTAGCTGTGCGCCAGTCCACTTGGAAAAGATCGATTCATTAAAACAAACATGTCTTTTATAGCCTGAGCCAATACCCCTGTTTCACTCTCCAACCGCATTTATTTTGTACGGTTTGTTACTTACTGGTCATTTCATTTGACACATTCTTTCCATGAGCGGAGAGGAGAGAGGAGAGCCTTACGATGCGGCTGACGTAACGTAACATTAGGGTCTTAAACTAAGTTTCTCGGAGAATCGGAGTTAAGAGATCAcggagaaaaaaaagatcagtaaataaataaaatgatTCATCCAAATGAATGCGGGGAAGCGGTCACGTGAGGAGTATCGTATCCTCCAGGGTTCGAACCGGGAAACATTGTGCTGTCCCTTTTTTTATATCCAAGTCTCGAGCCACACTTAAAGTATTTTTATCTTCAGCTCATCGCACCTTTAAAATGCAGCAGCTAGAGATAATATAGATAGATATACTgataaaaggaaaaaagggCATTCAGTAAGATAGATGCATATGGTTGGAGGGTGAGCCATAATTGGAGAGGGATTATTGCTGGCTGGCTTGCTgatcaatcaatcaatcaatctGGAAGCTTTAGATATGTCTGGCAAAAAGGTGCCTGGTGTGCTTCACTTGTATTCGAAAAGCCGTGTTGCTTTTGAGTTTGAACCAGTTGGCAAGTCCAAAGTGTTGATATTTGTTGGTGGCTTGACCGATGGGCTCTTGACTGTGCCCTATGTGCAGGGATTGGCGAAAACATTGGAGCCATTGGGATTTTCAGTGGTGCAAATTCAGTTCTCGAGTAGTTATCTTGGATTTGGGACGGGATCTTTGAAACGTGATGACTCGGAGATCGACCAGTTGGTGGATTACCTAAGAAGCGATGGGAGAGAGACGATTTTGTTGATGGGCCATTCGACTGGTTCGCAAAATACTCTACACTACTTGACGAACCATCCTGGTAAAATTGAGGGTGGTGTGTTGCAGGCTGCGGTGTCCGATAGAGAGTTTATTTGCAGCCAGTTTCCTGAGACCTCGTTGCAGAAGTTGAACGAGGAGGCATTGGCGTTGGTGAAGGCTGGCAAGGGCGACGAGCTAGTGTCAGAGGAGCACCGCAAGGTTATATTTGGGACACCTATTACTGCGTACAGATGGTGTTCGTTGGTTTTGCCTGGCGGGGACGACGACTTCTTTTCGTCGGATATTTCCGACGACGTGTTGAAGACGACGTTTGGCGTAGTGCAAGAGCCATTTCTCGTTGCGTTGTCCGAGAAGGACGAGTTCACGCCCGAGAATGTCGACCGTGAGAAATTGTTGGGCAGATGGGAGGCTGCTTCGGACCCTAAAAGATGGTCGAAGAACTCCGGGCTTATCAGAGGTGCATCGCATAACGTTGCGCAGGCTGAATCGCAGAAACACCTCTACAAAATGGTTGCTGCGTTTATCCAGGAATTCTCTTTATAGCGCACTAATTCCTCGGAATTTTTTGTAACTCTTGATCTGTATGTGTCATATGTGTAATTAGAGTCGTAACTACATAGCAACATTGCAGCTAACTGACTGATGACAAACCAACAAAACCAATCGGAAAAGAACCTTGCTCGAATAAGGCAGGTATATCTATATAAAAAAGGGCAAATGCCGGTTGTAAgccttttgtttttttaactACCGATAAAAGAGCCGAATCAGTcagtgagtgagtgagtaAGTTCTGTTCCTGTTCCTGTTTCGGGCCACTACCATCTACTTCCCTACCCAACAAGAAGTGTTATTGAGAAATGTCTACTGCTAACTTGAGAAATGGTGCTGTTTTTAGCAAGCCCATTGTTGATAAAATTGAGCCTTTGCAGTTTCACTTGAAAGATTCAGACAAAGTAGTCACTGCATTTGCAGTGCTCTCGCCAGAAGAAGTCCCGGAATCGCTGGTCGACTTCCTATACAGCTTATTCAACAAAGAGCTCGATGCGGGCCAAACGTACCCGCAAGTAGGCCCTCTGACAAGGGAGCAATTTGTTGACTATTGGTTCCATTCTGCGACTGTAGTTCTGCTTGACACCACTCAAAAGAGCATTGATCCAAGCTGGAATAACTGGGAAGAATTAGTTCTTGGAACATTCTACATCAAGCCCAACTACGCTGGCCGTTGTTCTCATAACTGTAATGCAGGGTTTTTGGTCAACCCTGTTTTCCGGGGCAAAAAAGTGGGATACAGACTTGGCCAGGTTTACCTCAAATGGGCGCCTCTGTTGGGGTATAAGTACTCGGTGTTTAATCTTGTATTTGTGACCAACGTGGCCAGCTGGAAGATCTGGGATAAGCTCAAGTTTTCCAGAATTGGATATATTCCAAAGGTCGCAGTGTTGAAGGGATTCGACGAGCCTGTAGATGCAATCATGTTCGGGAAAGATCTCACAAATGTGGAACCCGAACTGTTCGAGGACTTGTCTTGAAGcccttatatatatatatatatatggtaTAATATACACACGCATTTACAATCCAGACTCATATAAATGAATGGCCCATATTTTACAATCAAATCAACTATTTATTTCTACTAGAGATGACAGCCACCATCAGCCAGCTCAAACCAAACGCAATGAGTGGCTTAAAAGTACCACAACTTGtgttcaaaaacacaaacgTGATATCGGCAGGCACAGATATCGTATACTTGCCCAGAATCGAACGGCTTTTGCTCAAATACAGGGCATCGCCAAGATTGAACCGTGTACTTACCAAATTCATGCACCAGAACGAAATTAGCCACTTCAACCGCTTGCAACAGTACGAACCGCTCAAAAGCCAAGTCATCTACATCGCTGGCATATGGGCCATCAAAGAGGCTCTACTAAAGACACTACCCGCAGGTTTCGGGAAACCTCCGGCAATCCAAATATATACTAAACTGCTGTATAAGACAAATACACCAGACGGGAAACCAGAGCTACACTTGGACAAAGACTCTTTCCTCAATGACGAAACTAAAAACTACTGGAATAAATACCTAGAGAGAACAAAGTATGTTGTTTCCATATCGCACGACCAAGATTATCTGATATCCATACTTCTTCATATGAGAGAGAATTGCTAAGTAACATAGACTACAAGAGATTGAGCACTCTAAATGACGTAATTTAAGTATTCAAGACAACACAGGTTCGAGAATGCGACACTACACCCTCCAAACGTATCATGTTTCAACACATTTTCGTTCTGCGAATTAGGACCCttctattatattatttggCGAATCCTTTATTTACAGTTTTGACATGGCATAAAATTTTTCGACGAAAAAGCTTAAAGAGATCATCATTGAAGACTATAGCTGTAGTACAATGGGAAGTGATTGTGATACAATTATAGGTGTTTCTGAGGTGTTTTGAAGGCTAGAAACATTGTGAAAGACAAGAGTGAGGATGGGTGTTGCAGACCTaatcaagaagtttgaGAGTATCGCGAAGGATCCTGTTGAAGGGTCGCCAGAACCTGCTCAACCAAAGGTGGAGCTCAAGAAGGAAGCTGATCCAGAGCCAGTAGCTGCACCAGAGGAGCCCAAAGATGAACCAGTGACTCCAGAGGAAACTGCCGAAGAGGAACCAGTTACGGAGGAACCAGTTAGGGAGGAACCAGTTAAGGAGGAACCAACTGAGGAGGAACCAGTTAAGGAGGAACCAACTGAAGAGGAAGCAGTtaaggaagaacaaactgAAGAACCAGttgaggaagaacaaactgAAGAACCAGttgaggaagaacaaactgAAGAACCAGTTAAGGAGGAACAAACTGAAGAACCAGTTGAGGAAACTACTGAGGAAAAATCAAGCGAAGAAGCAACTGAGGAAAAGCCATCTGAAGAAACTACTGAAGAACCATCTGAAGAAACAACCGAAGAAGCAGCCGAAGAACCATCTGAAGATGCAACTGAAGAAGCAACTGAAGAACCATCTGAGGAAGCAACTGAAGAACACGAACCATCAACTTCCagcaagaaaaaaaataagaagaagaagaacaagaagaagaagaagtcagCAAATGCAGAATCGGAACAACCTTCTGCATCCGCTGACAGTTCTCTTAGGCAAGACTAACTCTACCactgaagaacaagagacTGAAACAAGCTCTCTAAATAATATACCTGAATTTACCCCAGATGTAAGTTCAACCTCATCTTTCGAACTAGTCGATGCAAGAGATACAAGACTAGGCCGTGATAGCCCCTTCGATTTCGGGAAGCGTGTCttaaaagatgatgaagaagtatGGAATCACAATGCTTGGGATAACGTCGAATGGGGCGAAGAACAAATTAAAGCtgcagaagagaaaatcCAAAAGCAGTATGAGAATCCGGTACCCGAATTCGACAAAAACCTATATAACAGTAACCCTTCTCGTTACTGGGACATATTCTACAAGAATAATAGAgaaaacttcttcaaggaTAGAAAATGGCTACAGGTCGAATTCCCATCCTTATATGAAGCTACAAAACCGGATGCTGGTCCTAAAACAATATTCGAAATTGGTTGCGGGGCAGGTAACACTTTCTTCCCAATCCTAAATgagaatgaaaatgaacagTTAAAGATTGTGGCTGCTGATTTTGCTCCAAGAGCCGTAGAATTAGTGAAAGAATCCGAACAGTTCAATCCAAAATACGGTCACGCAACTGTGTGGGATCTTGCTAATACAGAAGGCCAACTACCTGATGGCATAGAACCACACTCTGTTGATATTGCAGTAATGATTTTTGTATTCAGTGCCTTGTCTCCTGAACAATGGGAGACTGCAATGGATAACCTTCATAAAATCATGAAACCAGGCGGTCAGATCCTCTTCCGTGATTATGGTCGTTACGACTTGGCTCAGGTACgattcaagaagaacagacTTTTGGATGATAATTTCTATGTAAGAGGAGATGGTACCAGAGTCTACTTCTTCACAGAACAAGAACTACGTGAAATATTCaccaaaaaatattttgttgaagatcaaATCGGAACAGATAGAAGACTATTAGTAAATCGTAAGAGACAACTAAAAATGTACCGTGTATGGCTACAAGCTGTGTTTAAAGTTCCAGAGCTCGAGGTCAAGGAAAACTCTAGCTAGGGTTGTCTATTGAGTTTAAGCATATAGATAGAATCTAAATCATTTTGTAACTAGATATAAAAACCCATCAATACTTGCAAATATATCATACAACTCAAAGATGTTATCTTCAATAGACACATCAATCCCTTGTATTATGACACTTTTTACGCCATCACTGCTCAACTTGATGCTATCTAATAGTTCCGCTACGCTTAACTCCTTGTCTGTAACCGGTACAGTAGGCTGGAGTACAGCATAATTTGAAGTCCAAACACGCACAGGTAAAGACTTAGCCTTATTCATGCTAAACAGTTTACTTCTGACTGCCATGAAGTCAGATCTATTTCTTGATAGTATACTAACCCAGAAATTCTCAAAGTCTGGAATAGATAAGGACATTATTCTCTTTGCAGAACCgtttaaaataaaacaagCTTGTTTCCACTGGTGTCTCCAGTAATCCTTTATTTGGCTATGTCCATCCACCAAAGGTAATATCCCCCGTGGGTACTTGTCCCCATGACAAAGTTGTAACTCCCACATCTGGAGGCTCGTGTCATCTAGCTCATTGCCTTgctttttcctcttcttgtttaaCAGGTCAAAAAGAACGCCGCAAGGGTACTCCCAAGGTACACCTTCGCCATTGTATTCAAACCACCAATTCCTATAATCGCTTTCATATGGAACTTTTATAGTATCCGCCAGCTTTCGTACAACTGTCGGAAGGTAAAATCCCAAATATGCGTCCCTTAACATGACTATATGACAACTTTTGTCCGCCAATGTTGTATTCGGTACCACTATAGCATCAGAAACTACCACCTCCACATTAATAGTACCATTCCAAACGCGCTCGCGCAATTCTTCCATGATAGCAACGATTGATTGTCTTCAATCGACGTATACTATGTCCAGTCATAGCTTTTCATTCATGTCTATAGTCATGTAACAAGCTTTTTGGTATACTTTATCCGAagtttctttctatttAAAAGCTTTATCCCAAagagatgcgatgaggtAAAGTAGATAATGACAAGGAAATGATAACTCACTTGGTCAACGAATAAGCTAGACAATAAAGGTTCAAGTATGGGCGTGATAAAGCCTGAAAGACGTGTGAATGATAAATGGCTATGGCAGAGCGATGAATCAGGTCTAAAAGATGACATTTTCGATCAGGAAAACGGTACTACTCTAGTATTCGGAGTGTTTTACTTTGATGAACTAGTCCAAGATAGCGAGCAACTAATACTTAAATCACAGTTACAAGAGCTAATATCAATGCTAGAACCATGGAATAAGAGCTATCCTTGGAATTCTTTTAACGGAGTCACGTTGGAGATTCGAGAATACCTTTCTGGGgaatattatatttttggtTCACTCCATATGGGCGATAATGCAAGAGACGAAGAGGCATTAGTTCTTTCGATTCTTCTAAATTTCTCAAGAAGAGTGGGTCCATGTACGTATATTAAGGTATGCGATACTGATGGTGAGTTTATACTAATGGAGGCGAATGACGTTATCCCGGAAGAACTAGAATATCCAATTAGTAACAATAGGATATGGATAACAATGGGAAGGCTTAAATACATTCCAACAACATTCTACTTTGATCGTGGCTTGAGTAAAATCGAATCGATCTCATACCTTAAGAAAGAGAATTCCAAACTGTTACCTTTACCAAACATCGAAACTAAAATACGAGAATCCTTTTTGAACGTATTTCCTAATTCTGCCCTTGATAAACTAAACACAACGACAATTACGGTGTCTGATCCAGAAGTAGCTGCCATACTTAAAAATGATCCCAAAATTGTCAGTTTAGCTGTATCACATTTTATGTCGTCCACCTATGACATACCTATATCCCACTCAAAGGAGGTTTTGAAGGATAAAATTAACTTGACAATACCATCAGCTCACGCTGCTCTAGTCAAAAAATATAGCAAAATGACAGGGAAAGGAGAGAATTATGAGAAAACTTTAAGTGAAATACTCGAAACGTCTATCCTTCATATGTTAGCAAACGGAATATTGGAGAAAACTACTACTGGCAAGAAAAGCCAAGAGGATCTACAAACTGTCTTAAGGGACAACTACATTATATCACAAAAATATGAATTAAAACCTATTGATTGGGAACTCTTGGATACAAATGAAAAATCTGAT is from Kluyveromyces marxianus DMKU3-1042 DNA, complete genome, chromosome 2 and encodes:
- the PXA1 gene encoding ATP-binding cassette long-chain fatty acid transporter PXA1; translated protein: MTDISVRTKVLKLLVQLHYQFLKLDLRKVQLKGYVPALLRHCWTLLRSADVSDSRNRGFKRHARFVIWAFAAICGGSGISLAIAVNRVIKICTRRRTRNLVSSSAKNQNLQNGTRELYIKEDGGKEKKVLVVPTDSDQYEHDRYLFKNLGNNVESQLFSSKFLQQLNVLSPILIPKFLHKNSLLLASQIFFLILRTWLSLMVARLDGQIVKDIISRRPKRFAYDMTCWLLIAFPASYTNSAIKYIQRKLSLNFRLRLTRYIHDMYLDKRLVFYKTSFDHEATNSIIRNIDNSITNDVQKFCDAITNVFANIAKPMIDLIFFSIFLRDSLGTLGVAGIFFNYFSTGYILRKYSPPLGKFVSLKSKSEGDYYNYNLNMINNSEEIAFYQGTEVEHSKVNELYDKLMDHMLLVDRSKVEYNIVEDYILKYTWSAWGYAFASIPIVIQTWASDAVNESGNMKEFIMNKRLMLSLADAGTRLMHSIKDISQLTGYTNRIFTLLKVLHRVHDSNFDYGVLHDGEEPSAAELNSIIGNGVTKSSPAIRGTVQHDFGGIRFENIDIIVPSSKGVNGSLLVKSLTFQIPQEIAPEPASSKQISLTNIRDPFDASKLINQRGMGSSLLILGPNSCGKSSIERILTEIWPIYNKNGLLSVPPAHDLFCVPQRPYFTQGSTFRDQIIYPMSYEEFYEKGFKDSYLKQILREVRLDYLLKRDRGLNYFDAVTDWKDILSGGEKQRVNFARIMFHRPRFVVLDEATNAISTDMEDHLFTMLKRYRFNFISISQRPSLIKYHDYLLELTSGTNWNLQTLGSDEAILTIEHEIDSIQQKLSNVKSSEKQRDEIQRKLNMM
- the ppr1 gene encoding acetyltransferase (rimL) — its product is MSTANLRNGAVFSKPIVDKIEPLQFHLKDSDKVVTAFAVLSPEEVPESLVDFLYSLFNKELDAGQTYPQVGPLTREQFVDYWFHSATVVLLDTTQKSIDPSWNNWEELVLGTFYIKPNYAGRCSHNCNAGFLVNPVFRGKKVGYRLGQVYLKWAPLLGYKYSVFNLVFVTNVASWKIWDKLKFSRIGYIPKVAVLKGFDEPVDAIMFGKDLTNVEPELFEDLS
- the NOP53 gene encoding Nop53p, which produces MVESKNRPAQYKQSSRKGKKAWRKNIDISDVEKKLEEKHELETTHGKQTLTEVSDDALFAVDTDGDQVLKQKLIKRKQIKKVLKSTEILESIKTKSKVPALTSAKVANKKQDKVQGVSRKELDRLLALAGKKLGESKLKARVAKEGLVKSDTFDLWGGEPKDEIVVPSGLKLKVNPENMEKVPKELLTQSTTGWSVAKVAPPTIKHSTVLVKERETIPHAGKSYNPSKEEWESLISTEYESEYKNEQRRIALENYRQRIQHLMETADDKEEEDSESDEESESESEDASVSEGADPSTLSLNPATKNKKKTKYQRNKQKRHEEKVKLQNEIKKLKEKVKELEKLTDIEKEVEEKLAKSTTTSNKVRKNKKHKLGTKHSVMEDNLEVKFSDELSDSLRKLKPEGNLLYDAVRSLQSSGKVETRVPVRKGRRYKQKITEKWTYKDFK
- the ABP140 gene encoding uncharacterized protein, whose translation is MSGLKVPQLVFKNTNVISAGTDIVYLPRIERLLLKYRASPRLNRVLTKFMHQNEISHFNRLQQYEPLKSQVIYIAGIWAIKEALLKTLPAGFGKPPAIQIYTKLLYKTNTPDGKPELHLDKDSFLNDETKNYWNKYLERTKMGVADLIKKFESIAKDPVEGSPEPAQPKVELKKEADPEPVAAPEEPKDEPVTPEETAEEEPVTEEPVREEPVKEEPTEEEPVKEEPTEEEAVKEEQTEEPVEEEQTEEPVEEEQTEEPVKEEQTEEPVEETTEEKSSEEATEEKPSEETTEEPSEETTEEAAEEPSEDATEEATEEPSEEATEEHEPSTSSKKKNKKKKNKKKKKSANAESEQPSASADIDARDTRLGRDSPFDFGKRVLKDDEEVWNHNAWDNVEWGEEQIKAAEEKIQKQYENPVPEFDKNLYNSNPSRYWDIFYKNNRENFFKDRKWLQVEFPSLYEATKPDAGPKTIFEIGCGAGNTFFPILNENENEQLKIVAADFAPRAVELVKESEQFNPKYGHATVWDLANTEGQLPDGIEPHSVDIAVMIFVFSALSPEQWETAMDNLHKIMKPGGQILFRDYGRYDLAQVRFKKNRLLDDNFYVRGDGTRVYFFTEQELREIFTKKYFVEDQIGTDRRLLVNRKRQLKMYRVWLQAVFKVPELEVKENSS
- the ATG5 gene encoding Atg5p codes for the protein MEELRERVWNGTINVEVVVSDAIVVPNTTLADKSCHIVMLRDAYLGFYLPTVVRKLADTIKVPYESDYRNWWFEYNGEGVPWEYPCGVLFDLLNKKRKKQGNELDDTSLQMWELQLCHGDKYPRGILPLVDGHSQIKDYWRHQWKQACFILNGSAKRIMSLSIPDFENFWVSILSRNRSDFMAVRSKLFSMNKAKSLPVRVWTSNYAVLQPTVPVTDKELSVAELLDSIKLSSDGVKSVIIQGIDVSIEDNIFELYDIFASIDGFLYLVTK
- a CDS encoding SGT1 superfamily family, which translates into the protein MGVIKPERRVNDKWLWQSDESGLKDDIFDQENGTTLVFGVFYFDELVQDSEQLILKSQLQELISMLEPWNKSYPWNSFNGVTLEIREYLSGEYYIFGSLHMGDNARDEEALVLSILLNFSRRVGPCTYIKVCDTDGEFILMEANDVIPEELEYPISNNRIWITMGRLKYIPTTFYFDRGLSKIESISYLKKENSKLLPLPNIETKIRESFLNVFPNSALDKLNTTTITVSDPEVAAILKNDPKIVSLAVSHFMSSTYDIPISHSKEVLKDKINLTIPSAHAALVKKYSKMTGKGENYEKTLSEILETSILHMLANGILEKTTTGKKSQEDLQTVLRDNYIISQKYELKPIDWELLDTNEKSDIKVTSLDTLKTSLMSFLNEESDFTGILNDEREVKHNNEGNPNAESESDLGLGSDPEIDEDDFFEFFLKEGLNLSDNYIENLRTQNENHPKSTKEDRDTDIQRDLQSSSNEISEYEDSIEDLIKSLSVDGAPLGPLKTILENYNRR
- a CDS encoding UPF0613 protein PB24D3.06c encodes the protein MSGKKVPGVLHLYSKSRVAFEFEPVGKSKVLIFVGGLTDGLLTVPYVQGLAKTLEPLGFSVVQIQFSSSYLGFGTGSLKRDDSEIDQLVDYLRSDGRETILLMGHSTGSQNTLHYLTNHPGKIEGGVLQAAVSDREFICSQFPETSLQKLNEEALALVKAGKGDELVSEEHRKVIFGTPITAYRWCSLVLPGGDDDFFSSDISDDVLKTTFGVVQEPFLVALSEKDEFTPENVDREKLLGRWEAASDPKRWSKNSGLIRGASHNVAQAESQKHLYKMVAAFIQEFSL